In one Corallococcus sp. EGB genomic region, the following are encoded:
- the gltE gene encoding adventurous gliding motility TPR repeat lipoprotein GltE — MNRRMHPFRPLLLATLALTAVGCSTTQAVAPPPVAKPVAAPTGPVSISNRAMLLFDDAVKSFDAQKKAKAFDYPSLERKFKAALEADQNLAEAEYNLGVIAERMGKADEAKARYASALTKKPSLRQASDNLAIMKQNGGDVAGAVALYQDVLTRYPDDAGSRARLAEIYRQNNDHDKAMELSRAALMRDPMNTNALKVMIRSYLDRKQLAMAKLVALRAVKLDGADPELHQAVGLILLKEGDTEGARLQFKSALEAKADYVPAHVELAQLALNAEDFPGAEEHLRRILQADGKNAAAHVDLGIALKGQGQYDKAMQEYDEAEKLNPDLGATYLNRGIILHKVKDAPERAVELYKKYIALAGGEVALHAEAPVFGLMREAESIVQAKREAQAAEAQAKQMEALQAQQQAAMKAEEAKQKGPTPPGAATPASGTNATPQATPASATGAQQPAATPAGGTQTAPAQKNAAPADSEEPSDELL; from the coding sequence ATGAATCGCCGCATGCATCCGTTCCGCCCCCTCCTGCTGGCCACGCTGGCGCTGACCGCTGTCGGCTGCTCCACCACGCAGGCGGTGGCCCCGCCGCCCGTCGCCAAGCCCGTGGCCGCCCCCACGGGCCCGGTGTCCATCTCCAACCGCGCCATGCTGCTGTTCGATGACGCGGTGAAGTCCTTCGACGCGCAGAAGAAGGCGAAGGCGTTCGACTACCCGTCGCTGGAGCGCAAGTTCAAGGCCGCCCTGGAGGCGGACCAGAACCTGGCGGAGGCCGAGTACAATCTGGGCGTCATCGCCGAGCGCATGGGCAAGGCCGACGAGGCCAAGGCCCGGTACGCGTCCGCGCTCACCAAGAAGCCGTCCCTGCGCCAGGCGTCCGACAACCTGGCCATCATGAAGCAGAACGGCGGCGACGTGGCCGGCGCGGTGGCGCTCTACCAGGACGTGCTCACGCGCTACCCGGACGACGCGGGTTCGCGCGCGCGCCTCGCGGAGATCTACCGGCAGAACAACGACCACGACAAGGCGATGGAGCTGTCTCGCGCCGCGCTCATGCGCGACCCGATGAACACCAACGCCCTCAAGGTGATGATCCGCAGCTACCTGGACCGCAAGCAGCTGGCCATGGCGAAGCTGGTCGCGCTGCGCGCGGTGAAGCTGGACGGCGCGGATCCGGAGCTGCACCAGGCCGTGGGCCTCATCCTCCTCAAGGAGGGCGACACCGAGGGCGCGCGCCTGCAGTTCAAGAGCGCCCTGGAGGCGAAGGCGGACTACGTGCCCGCGCACGTGGAACTGGCCCAGCTGGCGCTCAACGCCGAGGACTTCCCCGGCGCGGAGGAGCACCTGCGCCGCATCCTGCAGGCGGATGGCAAGAACGCCGCCGCGCACGTGGACCTGGGCATCGCGCTCAAGGGCCAGGGTCAGTACGACAAGGCCATGCAGGAGTACGACGAGGCGGAGAAGCTCAACCCCGACCTGGGCGCCACGTACCTCAACCGCGGCATCATCCTGCACAAGGTGAAGGACGCTCCCGAGCGCGCGGTGGAGCTCTACAAGAAGTACATCGCGCTCGCCGGCGGCGAGGTCGCGCTCCACGCTGAAGCGCCCGTCTTCGGGCTCATGCGCGAGGCGGAGAGCATCGTGCAGGCCAAGCGCGAGGCGCAGGCCGCGGAGGCGCAGGCCAAGCAGATGGAGGCGCTCCAGGCGCAGCAGCAGGCCGCGATGAAGGCGGAGGAGGCGAAGCAGAAGGGCCCGACGCCTCCGGGGGCGGCGACGCCCGCGTCCGGCACCAACGCCACGCCGCAGGCCACGCCGGCCTCCGCGACGGGCGCGCAGCAGCCGGCCGCCACCCCCGCGGGTGGCACGCAGACGGCCCCTGCCCAGAAGAATGCAGCCCCGGCGGACTCGGAAGAGCCCTCCGACGAACTGCTGTGA
- the cglF gene encoding adventurous gliding motility protein CglF, whose translation MRTWLMLCVTLSVAPAFAQDEGGKAEGGGAKMQKTTNIDFEDDTIEGDLTKPDGEYVEARKTVKHSNLIRIREDFEDKVMQSVGEL comes from the coding sequence ATGCGGACGTGGCTGATGCTGTGCGTGACGTTGTCGGTGGCCCCGGCCTTCGCCCAGGACGAGGGCGGCAAGGCCGAGGGTGGCGGCGCGAAGATGCAGAAGACGACCAACATCGACTTCGAGGACGACACCATCGAGGGTGACCTCACGAAGCCGGATGGCGAGTACGTCGAGGCTCGCAAGACCGTGAAGCACTCGAACCTCATCCGCATCCGCGAAGACTTCGAGGACAAGGTGATGCAGTCCGTGGGCGAGCTGTAA
- a CDS encoding N,N-dimethylformamidase beta subunit family domain-containing protein → MGHGRRWMGLGVVLALLVAGTSGCKDSGPAPGTPPPGDRHDEPPLSNDDAGVVGPDGGIVVPEYDAGIPEDEPDAGTLPDGGSALPGRNPDAVHKENQKKGTPGWRIDKNANSREIEGYALKATLTQGESLRVAVSLSEERKFSWSVYRLGYYGGVGAREVARGGPVQGTRQADCPAHPATGIIACSWSPTLEIPIGEDWVRGVYVVKLVRDDRPSRYVPFFVRDANPRAEVAVLIPTATWAAYNTWGGTSLYDDQKGVMKSHGVSRAFESSYDRPYYRGQGSGHLMTDDLSLITWLESQDLDVGYFTDEDMDESYDFLRGAKVFVMSGHDEYWSSKQRDFADRALAEGRSIINLGANNAYWQVRMEPAADGRPRRVVACYKGAPEDPYKDQRKTVKFRDLPAPRPENALLGVQFSARWHQWPFPTVITNPDHWAFSGTGFKAGDTLWMANGYEMDQLVSNGRQPSGVDVLAESPALSLQGGFGFSHMVVRKQGDAYVFSAGGIDFVQKLAGVGDRVADPRAGRIVANVLYKALGRKPPADLVKFQPPAAPAAVGPFAASVTTVAGQPGKRCHVGMKVASDELGAPLAVAVLPDGGWAVADTLGNTVKRVSPDGKIRTMLDNLSGPMGIAADALGNIYVSDTENALIRRISPEGRAEVFAGSTWGYQDGPALAAAFNQPAGLSFTPDGTALLVADLNNSVIRRIDMVTPGNPVTTLQGDWLYRPSAVAQAADGTVYVVESGMARVVRVRDGITTVMAGSTPGFRDGDPKEGQMLPYLGLALLPDGSLAISDPGNYRVRRLTFNASGEPEKLTTLAGSGRYGAEDGSGREAQLVLPAGLAVGLDGTLYVADAGNSLVRAIKR, encoded by the coding sequence ATGGGACACGGGCGTCGCTGGATGGGGCTGGGGGTGGTGCTGGCGCTCCTGGTGGCGGGGACCTCGGGCTGCAAGGACTCCGGTCCGGCCCCGGGCACGCCTCCTCCGGGGGACCGCCATGACGAGCCACCCCTGAGCAACGATGACGCTGGCGTCGTCGGCCCGGACGGCGGCATCGTCGTCCCCGAGTACGACGCGGGCATCCCGGAAGACGAGCCGGACGCGGGCACGCTGCCCGACGGCGGCAGCGCGCTGCCCGGGCGCAATCCGGACGCCGTCCACAAGGAGAACCAGAAGAAGGGCACCCCGGGCTGGCGCATCGACAAGAACGCCAACAGCCGGGAGATTGAAGGCTACGCCCTCAAGGCCACGCTGACCCAGGGCGAGTCGCTGCGCGTGGCGGTGTCCCTGTCCGAGGAGCGCAAGTTCAGCTGGTCCGTCTACCGCCTGGGATACTACGGCGGCGTCGGCGCCCGGGAGGTCGCGCGCGGAGGCCCGGTGCAGGGCACGCGGCAGGCGGACTGCCCGGCGCACCCGGCGACGGGCATCATCGCCTGCTCCTGGTCCCCCACGCTGGAGATCCCCATCGGCGAGGACTGGGTGCGCGGCGTGTACGTGGTGAAGCTCGTGCGCGACGACCGGCCGTCGCGCTACGTGCCCTTCTTCGTGCGGGACGCGAACCCGCGCGCGGAAGTGGCGGTGCTCATCCCCACCGCCACCTGGGCGGCCTACAACACCTGGGGCGGCACCAGCCTCTACGATGATCAGAAGGGTGTGATGAAGTCGCACGGCGTCTCGCGCGCCTTCGAGTCCTCCTACGACCGGCCCTACTACCGGGGCCAGGGCTCCGGGCACCTGATGACGGACGACCTGAGCCTCATCACGTGGCTGGAGTCACAGGACCTGGACGTGGGCTACTTCACCGACGAGGACATGGACGAAAGCTACGACTTCCTGCGTGGCGCGAAGGTGTTCGTGATGTCCGGCCACGACGAGTACTGGTCGTCGAAGCAGCGCGACTTCGCGGACCGCGCGCTGGCGGAGGGGCGGTCCATCATCAACCTGGGCGCGAACAACGCCTACTGGCAGGTGCGGATGGAGCCCGCGGCGGACGGCCGTCCGCGCCGCGTGGTGGCCTGCTACAAGGGCGCGCCCGAGGATCCGTACAAGGATCAACGCAAGACGGTGAAGTTCCGCGACCTGCCCGCGCCCCGTCCGGAGAACGCGCTCCTGGGCGTGCAGTTCTCCGCGCGCTGGCACCAGTGGCCCTTCCCGACCGTCATCACGAATCCGGACCACTGGGCCTTCAGCGGCACGGGCTTCAAGGCCGGTGACACGCTGTGGATGGCGAACGGCTATGAGATGGATCAGCTGGTGTCCAACGGCCGCCAGCCGTCCGGCGTGGACGTGCTCGCGGAGTCCCCCGCGCTGTCGCTCCAGGGGGGCTTCGGCTTCTCGCACATGGTGGTGCGCAAGCAGGGCGACGCGTATGTCTTCTCGGCGGGCGGCATCGACTTCGTGCAGAAGCTGGCCGGGGTGGGGGACCGCGTGGCGGATCCGCGCGCGGGCCGCATCGTGGCCAACGTGCTCTACAAGGCGCTGGGCCGGAAGCCGCCGGCCGACCTGGTGAAGTTCCAGCCGCCGGCGGCGCCCGCCGCGGTGGGGCCCTTCGCCGCGTCCGTGACGACGGTGGCGGGCCAGCCCGGCAAGCGCTGCCATGTGGGCATGAAGGTGGCGTCGGATGAACTGGGCGCGCCGCTGGCCGTCGCCGTGCTGCCGGATGGCGGCTGGGCCGTGGCGGACACGCTGGGCAACACGGTGAAGCGCGTGTCGCCGGACGGGAAGATCCGCACCATGCTCGACAACCTCTCGGGACCCATGGGCATCGCCGCGGACGCGCTGGGGAACATCTACGTGTCCGACACCGAGAACGCGCTCATCCGCCGCATCTCCCCGGAGGGCAGGGCGGAGGTGTTCGCGGGCTCCACGTGGGGCTACCAGGATGGCCCCGCGCTGGCGGCGGCCTTCAATCAGCCGGCGGGCCTGTCCTTCACGCCGGACGGCACGGCGCTGCTGGTGGCGGACCTGAACAACAGCGTCATCCGCCGCATCGACATGGTGACGCCCGGCAACCCGGTGACGACGCTCCAGGGCGACTGGCTCTACCGGCCCTCCGCGGTGGCCCAGGCGGCGGATGGCACCGTCTACGTCGTGGAGAGCGGCATGGCGCGCGTGGTGCGCGTGCGCGACGGCATCACCACCGTGATGGCGGGCTCCACGCCCGGCTTCCGCGACGGCGACCCGAAGGAGGGCCAGATGCTGCCGTACCTGGGCCTGGCGCTGCTGCCGGACGGCTCGCTCGCCATCTCCGACCCGGGCAACTACCGCGTGCGCCGGCTCACCTTCAACGCGTCCGGTGAGCCGGAGAAGCTGACCACCCTCGCGGGCAGCGGCCGCTACGGCGCGGAGGACGGCTCGGGCAGGGAGGCCCAGCTGGTGCTGCCCGCCGGCCTCGCGGTGGGGCTGGATGGCACCCTCTACGTGGCGGACGCGGGCAACTCGCTGGTGCGCGCCATCAAGCGCTGA
- a CDS encoding ATP-binding protein: MAAKANGEACGQCGGRTYLIERRGELAYARVCPCSVDCPMCGGRGHRLVQKEGTFSAKVGPRTYEVLEPCVCTLRRTRVALYNDVQMPGVMAHASFDNYRPFNEAQDRGRGVAMHFANQYVKGATNKGFVLSGPVGTGKTHLLAATLGHLVLEMGVKARYVEISLLYATIRRGFQDGKSGGEIIGPLSEVEVLAIDELGKGRGSPFEMETLDELIARRYNAGRTTLFATNYSLEPERKGARSSAPSGYRTTDDARSAMKDAELLRERVGERIYSRLCEMCTFVELPRDTPDRRRTRQEMDAPPPMGGMRGPGR, translated from the coding sequence ATGGCTGCCAAGGCGAACGGCGAGGCGTGTGGGCAGTGCGGCGGGCGGACGTACCTCATCGAGCGGCGCGGGGAGCTCGCGTACGCGAGGGTGTGCCCGTGCTCGGTGGACTGCCCGATGTGCGGTGGACGCGGGCACCGGCTGGTGCAGAAGGAGGGCACCTTCAGTGCGAAGGTGGGCCCCCGGACGTATGAGGTGCTGGAGCCGTGCGTGTGCACGCTCAGGCGCACGCGGGTGGCGCTCTACAACGACGTGCAGATGCCCGGCGTCATGGCGCACGCGTCGTTCGACAACTACCGCCCCTTCAACGAGGCGCAGGACCGCGGCCGCGGCGTGGCGATGCACTTCGCCAACCAGTACGTGAAGGGCGCGACGAACAAGGGCTTCGTGCTGAGCGGGCCGGTGGGCACGGGCAAGACGCACCTCCTCGCCGCGACGCTCGGGCACCTGGTGCTGGAGATGGGCGTGAAGGCCCGCTACGTCGAAATCTCGCTCCTCTACGCGACCATCCGGCGCGGCTTCCAGGACGGCAAGAGCGGCGGGGAGATCATCGGGCCGCTGTCGGAGGTGGAGGTCCTCGCCATCGACGAGCTGGGCAAGGGGCGCGGAAGTCCCTTCGAGATGGAGACGCTCGATGAGCTGATCGCCCGGCGCTACAACGCGGGGCGCACGACGCTCTTCGCCACGAACTACTCGCTGGAGCCGGAGCGCAAGGGCGCGCGGAGCAGCGCGCCCTCGGGCTACCGCACCACGGACGACGCGCGCTCCGCCATGAAGGACGCGGAGCTGCTGCGCGAGCGCGTGGGTGAGCGCATCTACAGCCGCCTCTGCGAGATGTGCACCTTCGTGGAGCTGCCGCGCGACACCCCGGACCGGCGGCGCACGCGGCAGGAGATGGACGCGCCGCCACCGATGGGCGGCATGCGCGGCCCGGGCCGTTGA
- a CDS encoding aspartate kinase: MPIVVQKYGGSSVADAEKLGKVARRVQEKRDAGYQVVVVVSAMGDTTDDLLSLAKSVSQDPPRRELDMLLTCGERISMALLSMALQELGVPAISFTGSQSGIITNDAHAQARIVEVRPYRIQDELAHGKVVIVAGYQGVSYKKEVTTLGRGGSDTTAVALAAALDAEACEIYSDVDGVFSADPRVVPDARKLESLSYDEMQELASAGAKVLNAQAVEWAKARGITILARTAHGQGTGTHVQELAVPTDSRVKGVTADTEMAVLVAHPSVPLQELLEFLDARAVRGRTLAHDGLPGAPGRTFLAVPLADIHGPEALQRELSTRFGAGVEWRDGWGTVTCVGVGLNADWVPLRKALSAAEALSARVHAVSTSPLQVTLLVDKTHLKTLTARLHRELLGG; encoded by the coding sequence ATGCCAATCGTGGTGCAGAAGTACGGCGGCTCATCGGTCGCTGACGCGGAGAAGCTCGGCAAGGTCGCGCGCCGAGTGCAGGAGAAGCGGGACGCGGGCTATCAGGTCGTCGTCGTCGTGAGCGCCATGGGCGACACCACGGATGACCTGCTGTCCCTGGCCAAGAGCGTGTCCCAGGACCCGCCCCGGCGCGAGCTGGACATGCTCCTCACCTGCGGCGAGCGCATCTCCATGGCGCTCCTGTCCATGGCGCTCCAGGAGCTGGGCGTGCCGGCCATCAGCTTCACCGGCAGCCAGAGCGGCATCATCACCAACGACGCGCACGCCCAGGCCCGCATCGTGGAGGTGCGGCCCTACCGCATCCAGGACGAGCTGGCGCACGGCAAGGTCGTCATCGTCGCGGGCTACCAGGGCGTCTCCTACAAGAAGGAGGTCACGACGCTGGGGCGCGGCGGCTCCGACACCACCGCGGTGGCGCTGGCGGCGGCGCTGGACGCGGAGGCGTGTGAGATCTACTCGGACGTGGACGGCGTCTTCAGCGCGGATCCGCGCGTGGTGCCGGACGCGCGCAAGCTGGAGTCGCTGAGCTACGACGAGATGCAGGAGCTGGCGAGCGCGGGCGCCAAGGTGCTCAACGCCCAGGCCGTGGAGTGGGCCAAGGCGCGCGGCATCACCATCCTCGCGCGCACCGCGCACGGGCAGGGCACCGGCACCCACGTGCAGGAGCTCGCCGTGCCCACCGACAGCCGCGTGAAGGGCGTGACGGCGGATACGGAGATGGCCGTGCTCGTCGCCCACCCCAGCGTGCCCCTCCAGGAACTCCTGGAGTTCCTCGACGCGCGCGCGGTGCGCGGCCGCACGCTCGCCCATGACGGACTGCCGGGCGCGCCGGGGCGCACGTTCCTCGCGGTGCCGCTCGCGGACATCCACGGGCCGGAGGCGCTCCAGCGCGAGCTGTCCACGCGCTTCGGCGCGGGCGTGGAATGGCGGGACGGCTGGGGCACCGTCACCTGCGTGGGGGTGGGCCTCAACGCGGACTGGGTGCCGCTGCGCAAGGCGCTGTCCGCCGCCGAGGCGCTGTCCGCCCGGGTGCACGCCGTGAGCACCTCGCCACTGCAGGTGACCCTCCTGGTGGACAAGACCCACTTGAAGACCCTCACCGCCCGGCTGCACCGCGAACTGCTCGGTGGCTGA
- a CDS encoding tetratricopeptide repeat protein: MRRSLLVCLVLLASMASAQEKKALRDADLGKKSTTTVDKSLAGDITRPKEAQQAAPALQYDQFRLGVEVQVASKRREQIESLKKIISLSPDQKEAPSLLFRLGELYWEESKFFFFEANRKDDELIVAMNRNDAAGQQKAKAEKAELMAKVKENGKYAVEQYTKIVQEYPKFERTDEVLFFLGQYLMEDGQDKKALVAFKRLVEKYPQSKYIPDAYFAFGEYYFNNSKGKRPELEKALAAYKKAAEFPENQVYAFALYKQGWCYFNMGEYESAKDKFKTVVLYGELAGAAAVEKDGKAKAKGSLVREARGDYVRAFAREGDVTQARADFGKVATNPEDRFTMMKQLANLYYGDGKDREAAITFNSLIKEKPLSPEAPGFQGKIVDCILRMGNKERTVAQVRRLVKIMKDVESSGVIKDDKDKKALAEAKELSERTLSNLAVTWHNEGKKTRNEETFKYADAVYSDYLTLFPENPKAYDLRFFWAELLNDNLQNFEKAAANYTLVVLQDAKVLEAKDDKGKPKPGKPGKWLTNAAYNAVLAYDEVVKAAEARGEAKSESAGTDIQKKIAIPTLKKSLLDACERYLKYVPKGDKRVEIAFKAANIYYRHNHFDEAVLRFSEIALGYPEYKFEDGQRAAEIAANLILDSYNLLGDFAKVNEWARRFYANDKLATGKFRDDLAKLIEQSSFKLVSQLEEKKEFSKAAEAYLNFVHDFPQTEIADLALYNASVDYYKAKSLDKAIEVRKRLFAEYPRSKYVPDSIYANAEALEAIGDFEEAAGTYELYVRGYERNLSEKGGAPAAKAKAKSKAKGKARQASNDDAPAKPAVVQKWDESKAQIALFNAATYREGLGQLKAALKNREHYMELWPKSKDAEDVFLSVVDLHVKQGAYMKAIKLLEEYERDNMRSQSKFLMAEGRITDIYAKMRKTNDVRRMNKRIFEYFDQLPRRQQTALEKPALAAAAQANLLAIEPDWNEFKRLKLYWGVPPSPERFKGSLADKGRALEVVQKKYVQTVALGAPEPAICALQRIGLAYDHMADLVVNAPMPRGLDEESQQALRDEFANQAQPLKDKATEAFSSAVAKSRELGVFNDCAAASLKILRTTYAPDRYPEVLEEKLALKNKELVLGGDLLASVQDIPPPVTKVEPEKQAKSEALNEDLSALTNALRQQTESEVAKPAAASKDGSAPKKTVDEQEPEDFL; this comes from the coding sequence ATGCGCCGCTCGCTACTCGTTTGCCTCGTTCTCCTGGCTTCCATGGCTTCGGCCCAGGAGAAGAAAGCACTGCGCGACGCTGACCTGGGCAAGAAGTCCACCACCACCGTGGACAAGTCCCTCGCTGGCGACATCACGCGCCCGAAGGAAGCCCAGCAGGCCGCTCCCGCGCTTCAATATGATCAGTTCCGCCTGGGTGTGGAAGTGCAGGTCGCTTCCAAGCGCCGCGAACAGATTGAGTCCCTGAAGAAGATCATCTCGCTGTCTCCTGATCAGAAGGAGGCCCCCAGCCTGCTGTTCCGCCTGGGCGAGCTCTACTGGGAGGAGTCGAAGTTCTTCTTCTTCGAGGCCAACCGGAAGGACGATGAGCTCATCGTCGCCATGAACCGCAACGACGCCGCGGGCCAGCAGAAGGCCAAGGCGGAGAAGGCGGAGCTGATGGCGAAGGTGAAGGAGAACGGCAAGTACGCCGTCGAGCAGTACACGAAGATCGTCCAGGAGTACCCGAAGTTCGAGCGCACGGACGAAGTGCTCTTCTTCCTCGGCCAGTACCTGATGGAGGACGGCCAGGACAAGAAGGCGCTCGTCGCGTTCAAGCGCCTGGTGGAGAAGTACCCGCAGTCCAAGTACATCCCGGACGCGTACTTCGCCTTCGGCGAGTACTACTTCAACAACTCCAAGGGCAAGCGCCCGGAGCTGGAGAAGGCGCTCGCCGCGTACAAGAAGGCCGCCGAGTTCCCCGAGAACCAGGTCTACGCCTTCGCCCTCTACAAGCAGGGCTGGTGCTACTTCAACATGGGGGAGTACGAGTCCGCGAAGGACAAGTTCAAGACCGTGGTCCTCTACGGCGAGCTGGCCGGCGCCGCCGCCGTGGAGAAGGACGGCAAGGCCAAGGCGAAGGGCTCGCTGGTGCGTGAAGCGCGCGGCGACTACGTGCGCGCGTTCGCCCGCGAGGGTGACGTGACGCAGGCCCGCGCGGACTTCGGCAAGGTGGCCACCAATCCGGAAGACCGCTTCACGATGATGAAGCAGCTGGCCAACCTCTACTACGGCGACGGCAAGGACCGCGAAGCGGCCATCACCTTCAACTCGCTGATCAAGGAGAAGCCGCTGTCGCCGGAGGCCCCGGGCTTCCAGGGCAAGATCGTCGACTGCATCCTGCGCATGGGCAACAAGGAGCGCACCGTGGCCCAGGTGCGCCGGCTCGTGAAGATCATGAAGGACGTCGAGTCCTCCGGCGTGATCAAGGACGACAAGGACAAGAAGGCGCTCGCGGAGGCGAAGGAGCTGTCCGAGCGCACGCTCTCCAACCTCGCCGTCACCTGGCACAACGAGGGCAAGAAGACGCGCAACGAGGAGACCTTCAAGTACGCGGACGCCGTGTACAGCGACTACCTCACGCTCTTCCCGGAGAACCCCAAGGCGTACGACCTGCGCTTCTTCTGGGCGGAGCTCCTCAACGACAACCTCCAGAACTTCGAGAAGGCCGCCGCCAACTACACGCTCGTCGTCCTCCAGGACGCCAAGGTGCTGGAGGCCAAGGACGACAAGGGCAAGCCCAAGCCGGGCAAGCCGGGCAAGTGGCTGACCAACGCCGCCTACAACGCCGTGCTCGCCTACGACGAGGTCGTGAAGGCGGCCGAGGCGCGCGGCGAGGCCAAGTCCGAGTCCGCCGGCACGGACATCCAGAAGAAGATCGCCATCCCCACGCTGAAGAAGTCGCTGCTCGACGCGTGCGAGCGCTACCTCAAGTACGTCCCCAAGGGCGACAAGCGCGTGGAGATCGCCTTCAAGGCGGCGAACATCTACTACCGCCACAACCACTTCGACGAAGCGGTGCTGCGCTTCTCCGAAATCGCGCTCGGCTACCCCGAGTACAAGTTCGAGGACGGCCAGCGCGCCGCGGAGATCGCCGCCAACCTCATCCTGGACTCGTACAACCTGCTGGGCGACTTCGCGAAGGTCAACGAGTGGGCCCGCCGCTTCTACGCCAACGACAAGCTGGCCACCGGCAAGTTCCGCGACGACCTGGCGAAGCTCATCGAGCAGTCGTCGTTCAAGCTGGTCAGCCAACTGGAGGAGAAGAAGGAGTTCTCCAAGGCGGCCGAGGCGTACCTGAACTTCGTCCACGACTTCCCGCAGACGGAGATCGCGGACCTGGCGCTCTACAATGCGTCCGTCGACTATTACAAGGCGAAGAGCCTGGACAAGGCCATCGAGGTCCGCAAGCGCCTGTTCGCGGAGTACCCCCGGTCCAAGTACGTGCCGGACTCCATCTACGCGAACGCGGAGGCGCTGGAGGCCATTGGTGACTTCGAGGAGGCCGCGGGCACCTACGAGCTCTACGTGCGCGGCTACGAGCGCAACCTGAGCGAGAAGGGCGGCGCCCCGGCGGCGAAGGCCAAGGCGAAGAGCAAGGCCAAGGGCAAGGCCAGGCAGGCGTCCAATGACGACGCGCCCGCGAAGCCCGCGGTCGTGCAGAAGTGGGACGAGTCCAAGGCGCAGATCGCCCTGTTCAACGCGGCCACCTACCGCGAGGGCCTGGGCCAGCTGAAGGCCGCGCTCAAGAACCGCGAGCACTACATGGAGCTGTGGCCCAAGTCGAAGGACGCCGAGGACGTCTTCCTGTCCGTCGTGGACCTGCACGTGAAGCAGGGCGCGTACATGAAGGCCATCAAGCTGCTGGAGGAGTACGAGCGCGACAACATGCGCTCGCAGAGCAAGTTCCTCATGGCCGAGGGCCGCATCACCGACATCTACGCGAAGATGCGGAAGACGAACGACGTGCGCCGCATGAACAAGCGCATCTTCGAGTACTTCGACCAGCTGCCCCGCCGTCAGCAGACCGCGCTGGAGAAGCCGGCGCTCGCCGCCGCCGCGCAGGCGAACCTGCTGGCCATCGAGCCGGACTGGAACGAGTTCAAGCGCCTGAAGCTGTACTGGGGCGTGCCGCCGTCGCCCGAGCGCTTCAAGGGCTCGCTGGCGGACAAGGGCCGCGCGCTGGAGGTGGTGCAGAAGAAGTACGTCCAGACCGTGGCCCTGGGCGCCCCGGAGCCGGCCATCTGCGCGCTGCAGCGCATCGGCCTCGCGTATGACCACATGGCGGACCTCGTGGTGAACGCGCCCATGCCGCGCGGCCTGGACGAGGAGTCGCAGCAGGCCCTGCGCGACGAGTTCGCCAACCAGGCCCAGCCGCTCAAGGACAAGGCCACGGAGGCCTTCTCCAGCGCGGTGGCCAAGAGCCGCGAGCTGGGCGTGTTCAACGACTGCGCCGCGGCGAGCCTGAAGATCCTCCGCACCACCTACGCGCCGGACCGCTACCCGGAGGTGCTGGAGGAGAAGCTCGCGCTGAAGAACAAGGAGCTGGTGCTCGGCGGCGACCTGCTGGCCTCCGTGCAGGACATCCCGCCCCCGGTCACCAAGGTGGAACCGGAGAAGCAGGCCAAGAGCGAGGCGCTCAACGAGGACCTGTCCGCGCTGACCAACGCGCTTCGTCAGCAGACCGAGTCCGAGGTCGCCAAGCCCGCCGCCGCGTCCAAGGACGGCAGCGCCCCCAAGAAGACCGTTGATGAACAGGAGCCGGAGGACTTCCTCTAA